CGGCACTCGTTAGCCGAGTTGGTTGTGGGTACTTTGGTGGGAAGTGGAGTGGCCTTGCTATCAGTGATGCAGGCGTGACGAATAACGGTTGATGAATAAGGTAATGCTAATAATATTTCACAAAAACCGAATCGAGCGGGAGAACTGTTGGGGTATTAACATAAAATCACTTATTGCACTAGCTGATACAGCTGATTCATAAGCTTAGCTCAACCTGATTATTCCCCAATCTGAGTTTTGTTGTTCTGGGATGCCTTTACCCGCCCCACTATTAGGGCTGAATCCTGCTGTTCACCGAAAGAAACATTAGATTTATTCGCCTCGTGTGGAATTCCGCTTTTGACCGTCGAGTATGTCTTTCCTTCTAGTACACTTCGTGTGGCCACTGCTGTTCACTGTGTGGAGCCTATTTGCTTGTCTTGGTCTAAGTAACCTCTCCGTCGTGACTTATAGCGGGCACACTGATGACACCGTTGGACCGGTAGTGGGTCTCACAGTACGGGCTACCTGTGATTCTTTGCACCTACACCTAAAGAACAACTCCAACGCCTACGCCTACTTCCAACTAGAGCTCGAGGGATACGAAAGAGCAGCAAGTCAGGGGGAACCAAGTTGGGTCTTACTTGATACTGACATCCTGGCCCCCAATAATCAAGTGGGCGTCATTCGCCGGCTAGCTCCGCAGGAAGCCGTTACTTTTCACCGATCCACCCGAGAGGTTCTGGGGTGGTGCAACAGCCGTGGGAGCGGCAAATATCGAGTAGTGTTGCATGCGGGTAAATCGCTGCGTATCAAAGCGATGCAGTATTCCATTTCTTTTTCATGTTCTTAGGCTCAAAAGAACACAAGGGGGAAGTTCATACTCCATAAGAAGACCTATTTCCCCCGTTCTATTCGTTCACTTGGAAGGGGAAATTAGCAGAGGATGCCCCCCTTGCAGCCTATTCCACCGCCCGGCTGTGTTGCTTGGCCTGTTCACATATTCTAAAAAGGGTAACCCCTTTCACGGCTAGTTGTGAGCCAATAAGTGTGCTTGAAACCCAATCGAATCTGCTGAAAATTGTCAGCTAGTAAGTAGGTTTCCTTTGTTTGCAATTAGACAGAACTGTGGGCTATCAGCTGTAAGAAGGTAGCTCCCATCGCGGAAAAGTTGCTTAACGTAATGGTAGTTATTCACCTGATATTAGTTATGTTCTATTAGGATTGGTTTATATTGAATTGTAATTCCACGATGTGCGTTAGGTGCCGCGTCTCTGAGGATTAACCGCCTACACAGAGCCAGCACCAACCCACCTAGGCAGCCAAGCGTACCGACAGCTACCACCAAGCTATTGCCGCCCATGCCTGCTCCCGAAACCGCCGAACTCCAGCAAACCCTAGGTAAAGCCACCGAGCCCGAAGCTGCGCTCAACGAGGCCCTCGCCCAAATTGGCCACTACCTGCGCGCCGACCGCTGCTTCTTGTACGTGCGCAACCCGGAGCAGGGGCGGGGCCGCATCGCCTTGGTGTGGCGCCTCGATGATGCCGTGCCCGACCCGCGCCACCCCTGGCAAGACGACACCGGCGAGCTGCCCGAGCAAGACCCCTTGTTTCGGGCCGCGCTGGCCGCCCAGCCCTCGGTGTTTGTCGACGACGTGGAAGCCGCCGGCCCCGAGGTGCTCAACCGCGAGTTCGAGCGAAAAACGTTTGGGCACCGGGCCTTGGTGCACGCGCATATCGTAGACGACGCCCACCAGCTGTGGGGCATTTTGCAGCCCTGCGTGTTCGGGCACCCGCGGCACTGGACGCCCGCCGAGCGCGCGTACCTGGAGGCGGCGCTGCCCCTGCTGCTGCCCGTGGTGCAGGCCTACATGCAGGGGCGCAGCACGGAGTAGCCGCGCCCTAGGTGCCGCGGGTTACTGGCCGGGTTGGGTGCCGTTCAGCTCGTGCTGCAGGGCCTCGAAAAACAGGCCCACGTGGTAGCCATCGGCCAGGCCATGGTGCACGTTCACGGCCACGGGCATCAGCAGCTGCTCGCCCACCGGGCGGTAGCGGCCCACCGACAGCTTCGGAATGCTGTCGGGGTGGGAGTAGGCGCGGGCATGGGTGAGCCCCGTGAACGACAGCCACGGAATAGCCGAAAAGTGTACCACATCGAGGCGGGCGGCATTGGGGCTGAGGCGCAGGCCGGTGCTCTGCTGCACGGCCTCCATTTCGGCGGCCAGCCCCAGGCCAAACTCGGTAAGGTCGGGGGCGTAGGGCACGAAGGAGAAAGCGAAGGTGGTATCGGGGCGGGTGAGCGTGGCCGATACGTGCACCGCGTCGTAGCAGTACACTTGCCCGTCTTCGATGCGGTAGCGGAAGGCCTCCACCTGATTGACGGCGCGCAGCACCGCGTGCAGGTACACCTGAAAAAACGAAACCCCTAGGGCCTTGGCGCGCTCGTAGGCCTGGCTAACCTCCACCTCGGCCACAATACCAAAAAACGGCTCCTCGAAGGCCGAAAAGAAGGCAAAATGCTCGCGGCGGTTCCAGGTGGCTAGGTCGATGGGCTGCTTCATGGGGGCGCAAGTTCGGTAACTTTGCCCGGCATCCGTACGCTTGCTCCTGCCCCCATGCCCGTTCCCAAGCTCGTGGCCTTCGACGCCGACGACACCCTGTGGCCCAACCAGCCGCACTACGATTTGGCCGAAGCCCAACTCTACCAGCTGCTTACCCACTACGCCGACGCCGATACGCTGGGTCAGCACTTCTA
The sequence above is drawn from the Hymenobacter sp. YIM 151858-1 genome and encodes:
- a CDS encoding GAF domain-containing protein, producing the protein MPAPETAELQQTLGKATEPEAALNEALAQIGHYLRADRCFLYVRNPEQGRGRIALVWRLDDAVPDPRHPWQDDTGELPEQDPLFRAALAAQPSVFVDDVEAAGPEVLNREFERKTFGHRALVHAHIVDDAHQLWGILQPCVFGHPRHWTPAERAYLEAALPLLLPVVQAYMQGRSTE
- a CDS encoding chloramphenicol acetyltransferase; its protein translation is MKQPIDLATWNRREHFAFFSAFEEPFFGIVAEVEVSQAYERAKALGVSFFQVYLHAVLRAVNQVEAFRYRIEDGQVYCYDAVHVSATLTRPDTTFAFSFVPYAPDLTEFGLGLAAEMEAVQQSTGLRLSPNAARLDVVHFSAIPWLSFTGLTHARAYSHPDSIPKLSVGRYRPVGEQLLMPVAVNVHHGLADGYHVGLFFEALQHELNGTQPGQ